Proteins encoded by one window of Cellvibrio sp. KY-GH-1:
- a CDS encoding MOSC domain-containing protein produces MNSQARLLDKLCANIAPGKLEWIGLRSERRSAVVVVESANAIVDLGLAGDHRMKKTPGSARQVTLISSEYIQQICLHTGHSAIDPRLLRRNLVISGMNMNLLRYQRLQIGDVILETNALCHPCSRVDEALGKGGTAAMFGYGGLCAKIIQGGSLSVGDSVIRLPAVERE; encoded by the coding sequence ATGAACAGCCAAGCCCGCTTGCTCGATAAGCTTTGCGCCAATATTGCCCCCGGCAAACTTGAATGGATTGGTTTGCGCTCGGAACGGCGCAGCGCAGTGGTGGTGGTTGAGTCAGCGAATGCAATTGTCGATTTGGGATTGGCGGGCGATCACCGCATGAAAAAGACCCCGGGCTCCGCTCGTCAGGTCACGCTTATCAGCAGTGAATATATCCAGCAAATCTGCCTGCATACTGGTCACAGCGCTATAGACCCGCGCCTGCTGCGCCGCAACCTGGTAATTTCCGGCATGAATATGAATCTATTGCGCTATCAACGCTTACAAATTGGTGATGTCATTCTGGAAACCAATGCGCTTTGTCATCCTTGTTCACGAGTGGATGAGGCTTTGGGTAAAGGCGGTACGGCAGCGATGTTTGGTTACGGCGGGCTCTGCGCCAAAATTATTCAAGGCGGCTCCTTGAGTGTGGGTGATTCGGTAATTCGTTTGCCGGCAGTCGAACGTGAGTAG
- a CDS encoding YjfI family protein: MQKKSSAHYQREYRNRLREQGFVKKEVWILPENARRLALYEMELRVSAKQLVSRGFMPVKGESRMTDVVTRWTTPSLYDALSKAELFASKRAEIELIEGVAPALHITMYEYGDLPLFVTVSGEQIVVEATLWSLSEVTDPALFNETVLRTHKYFPLSTISLDKIDGDDSYHMFGALSSASSLQDVVFEIEILASNVIQATEAYGDFLLK, encoded by the coding sequence ATGCAGAAAAAATCATCAGCACATTACCAGCGCGAATACCGCAACCGGCTCAGGGAGCAAGGGTTCGTGAAAAAAGAGGTGTGGATTCTCCCGGAGAATGCGCGTCGTCTTGCCCTTTATGAGATGGAGTTGCGGGTGTCTGCTAAACAGCTTGTTTCCCGTGGGTTTATGCCAGTGAAAGGAGAAAGTCGAATGACCGATGTTGTTACCCGTTGGACCACCCCAAGTCTTTACGATGCGCTGAGCAAGGCGGAGTTGTTTGCCAGCAAGCGGGCGGAAATTGAGTTGATTGAAGGGGTGGCGCCTGCGCTGCATATCACTATGTATGAATACGGAGATCTGCCTTTGTTTGTCACTGTATCAGGTGAGCAGATTGTAGTGGAGGCGACGCTTTGGTCGTTGTCGGAAGTGACCGACCCGGCGCTATTTAACGAAACCGTGTTGCGCACGCACAAATATTTTCCGTTATCGACAATCAGTTTGGACAAGATTGATGGCGATGACAGCTACCACATGTTTGGTGCATTGAGTTCTGCATCGAGTTTGCAGGACGTTGTGTTTGAAATTGAAATTCTGGCTTCCAACGTGATTCAGGCAACCGAAGCCTATGGGGACTTTCTTTTGAAATAA
- a CDS encoding PspA/IM30 family protein, producing MNIWSKMITALRGGVNEAGEAIVDSQALRILDQEVRDAGEELKRSKDSLAEIMARQKLAEEKCKQLQKNIEEHEGYAAKALEKGDEKLALEVASRIAEFENGLASEQEASEGFAQSVTKLRAAIDQAEKNIKRLKQQVDTVKATENVQRAQAAVAERHSGSDSKMRTAMESLERIKERQALKDAQFKAADEMAKTSGDDSLKAKLEAAGITTNGPSAEDILARIKNKKAPE from the coding sequence ATGAATATCTGGTCGAAAATGATTACCGCCTTGCGCGGTGGTGTGAATGAAGCGGGTGAAGCGATTGTTGACAGTCAGGCATTGCGTATTTTGGATCAAGAAGTGCGCGATGCTGGCGAGGAACTGAAGCGTTCCAAGGATAGTCTTGCGGAAATTATGGCGCGCCAAAAACTTGCGGAAGAAAAATGCAAGCAGCTGCAGAAAAATATTGAAGAGCATGAAGGCTACGCCGCGAAAGCACTCGAAAAAGGTGACGAAAAGCTCGCATTAGAAGTGGCGTCACGCATCGCTGAATTTGAAAATGGCCTTGCTTCGGAACAAGAAGCTTCCGAAGGTTTTGCGCAAAGTGTCACCAAGTTGCGCGCGGCGATTGATCAGGCTGAGAAGAATATCAAGCGCTTGAAGCAGCAGGTTGACACAGTAAAGGCCACTGAAAATGTTCAGCGTGCGCAAGCCGCCGTTGCTGAACGTCATAGTGGTTCTGATTCTAAAATGCGTACCGCAATGGAGTCGCTTGAGCGCATTAAAGAGCGGCAAGCATTAAAAGATGCGCAATTTAAAGCGGCGGATGAAATGGCTAAAACCAGTGGTGATGATTCGCTTAAAGCGAAATTGGAAGCTGCGGGAATCACCACTAATGGTCCGTCGGCCGAAGATATCCTTGCGCGCATTAAAAATAAAAAGGCACCTGAATAA
- a CDS encoding TolB family protein, whose amino-acid sequence MIKIAAQWVMIMSATFSGLLAHAEATGQFSASQDIGKPSKAGALVYDAGLQQYKITGTAGEVRTNGDVFHFAYTQLTGDFIVRAHLAFTGKNVNAQTILGWNLRTSLDASSASVHALVRSDGLTSLQFRATAGVATEAYPMAIKAADVIQLERRGDTYIMSAAKMGQPFQVTSVSHIRLGEKIYAGLSVSGSSGDQIETGIFSNVRIILPAAKDFLPYKDYIGSNLEIMDMVTKNRRIVFRSPDSIQAPNWTQDGKTLIYNSKGLLFNFDITSGKSTELETGFANNNNNDHVLSWSGKLIGISHHVAEEKNHSTIYTLPISGSKEPTRITAINAGHSYLHGFSPDDKSMIFTGERNGFYDIFSVDIATGKETQLTHTEALDDGSEFSPDGKYIYFNSDRTGMMQLWRMHADGSHQQQLTFDSYNNWFPHVSPDGKKIVFLSYMNDIDSGQHPFYRHVYLREMPFDGGEPEVIAYVYGGQGTINVPSWSPDGSQIAFVSNTRL is encoded by the coding sequence ATGATAAAAATAGCAGCGCAATGGGTGATGATTATGTCGGCAACATTTTCTGGTTTATTGGCACACGCGGAAGCCACGGGTCAATTTTCTGCAAGTCAGGATATCGGCAAGCCGAGCAAGGCGGGTGCGTTGGTTTACGACGCCGGTTTGCAGCAGTACAAAATAACGGGAACAGCAGGCGAAGTGCGCACTAATGGTGATGTATTTCATTTTGCCTACACCCAATTAACTGGCGATTTTATTGTGCGCGCGCATCTGGCGTTTACCGGAAAAAACGTTAACGCTCAAACAATTCTTGGTTGGAATTTACGCACCAGCCTGGATGCAAGTTCCGCGAGCGTACATGCGCTGGTGCGCAGCGATGGTTTAACATCGTTGCAATTTCGCGCAACTGCTGGCGTCGCTACCGAAGCTTATCCCATGGCGATAAAAGCGGCGGATGTAATCCAGCTGGAGCGTCGCGGCGATACTTATATTATGAGTGCGGCAAAAATGGGGCAGCCGTTTCAAGTGACCTCTGTATCCCATATCAGGCTAGGGGAAAAAATTTACGCTGGCCTCAGTGTGAGTGGGTCGTCTGGTGATCAAATCGAAACCGGCATTTTTTCCAATGTGCGCATTATTCTTCCGGCAGCGAAAGATTTCCTCCCCTACAAAGATTACATCGGCAGCAATCTGGAAATCATGGATATGGTCACTAAAAACCGCCGCATCGTGTTTCGCTCACCCGACTCAATTCAAGCGCCCAATTGGACTCAAGACGGCAAAACCCTGATCTATAACTCAAAAGGCTTGCTGTTTAATTTTGATATTACCAGTGGAAAAAGTACGGAATTAGAAACAGGCTTTGCCAATAATAACAACAACGACCATGTGCTTTCCTGGAGTGGAAAGTTAATTGGTATTAGCCATCACGTAGCCGAAGAAAAAAATCACTCGACGATTTATACGCTGCCCATCAGTGGGTCAAAAGAGCCAACACGCATTACGGCGATCAATGCAGGCCACTCTTATTTGCACGGCTTTTCGCCCGATGATAAGTCCATGATTTTTACCGGCGAGCGCAATGGTTTTTACGATATTTTCAGCGTGGATATTGCCACCGGAAAAGAAACTCAATTAACGCACACGGAGGCGCTCGATGATGGTTCGGAGTTTAGTCCCGATGGTAAATATATTTATTTCAACTCCGATCGCACCGGCATGATGCAACTCTGGCGGATGCACGCCGATGGCAGCCATCAACAGCAGCTCACGTTTGATAGCTACAACAATTGGTTTCCCCATGTATCGCCCGACGGCAAGAAAATTGTCTTTCTTAGCTACATGAACGATATAGATTCCGGTCAGCATCCTTTCTATCGCCATGTGTACTTGCGGGAAATGCCGTTCGACGGCGGGGAGCCTGAAGTTATCGCCTATGTCTATGGTGGGCAGGGCACCATCAATGTGCCCAGCTGGTCGCCAGATGGATCACAGATTGCCTTTGTTAGTAATACCCGGCTTTAG
- the rplI gene encoding 50S ribosomal protein L9 gives MEVILLDKVGKLGAIGDKVTVKSGYGRNYLLPQGKAVAATAKNIADFEARRAELEAAAAGKIADATARAEKLAALSVTIAANAGDEGRLFGSIGTRDIADAITAAGVAVAKSEVRLPQGVIREIGQYEIDVQLHAEVIQAVKLAVVAE, from the coding sequence ATGGAAGTTATTCTGCTCGATAAAGTAGGTAAATTAGGCGCGATTGGTGACAAGGTTACCGTTAAGTCTGGTTACGGCCGTAACTACCTGTTGCCACAAGGCAAGGCTGTTGCTGCTACTGCTAAAAACATCGCTGACTTCGAAGCGCGTCGCGCTGAGTTGGAAGCTGCTGCTGCTGGCAAAATTGCTGATGCAACTGCACGTGCTGAGAAGCTGGCTGCACTGAGCGTGACCATCGCTGCTAACGCTGGCGACGAAGGTCGTCTGTTCGGTTCTATCGGTACTCGCGACATCGCTGACGCTATCACTGCGGCTGGCGTTGCTGTTGCCAAGTCTGAAGTTCGCTTGCCACAAGGCGTGATCCGTGAAATCGGTCAATACGAGATCGATGTTCAGTTACACGCTGAAGTAATTCAAGCTGTTAAATTGGCAGTTGTAGCTGAGTAA
- the acs gene encoding acetate--CoA ligase produces MSEVHLYPVPESFKKNAAIDLARYKSMYEQSINSPDTFWAEQATAFLTWQQPWSQVTKSDLKKGEVSWFVGGKLNVSVNCIDRHLPARANQTAIIWEGDDPSEDQFITYQELHDQVCRLANALRERGVKKGDRVCIYMPMIPEAAYAMLACTRIGAIHSIVFGGFSPEALKDRILDADCQVVITSDEGLRGGKRVPLKKNADVALAHCPKVHTCIVVKRTGGDIAWNEQRDFWYEELVERQLNNAEPEVMDSEDPLFILYTSGSTGKPKGVLHTTGGYLLQAAMTHKYVFDYQEGDVYWCTADVGWVTGHSYIVYGPLTNGATTLMFEGVPTYPDASRCWQVIDKHGVNSFYTAPTAIRALMGAGNDFVTKTSRASLKLLGSVGEPINPEAWEWYYRVIGDSRCPIMDTWWQTETGAHMLTPLPGAIGLKPGSATVPFFGVQPVLLDAEGKEIIGAGEGNLCIKSAWPSQIRTVFGDHQRCIDTYYSTYPGYYFTGDGARRDADGYYWITGRVDDVINVSGHRMGTAEVESALVLHDKVAEAAVVGYPHDIKGQGIYAYVTLMTGEQPSDELKKELLALVVKEIGAIARPDVIQWAPGLPKTRSGKIMRRILRKIAANELDSLGDTSTLADPAVVNELIENRANK; encoded by the coding sequence ATGTCAGAAGTACACCTGTATCCAGTTCCAGAAAGTTTCAAAAAGAACGCCGCCATTGATCTGGCCCGTTACAAGTCCATGTACGAGCAATCGATCAATTCGCCCGATACTTTCTGGGCAGAGCAGGCCACGGCTTTTCTGACCTGGCAGCAACCCTGGTCGCAGGTCACCAAAAGTGATTTGAAAAAAGGTGAGGTTTCCTGGTTTGTGGGGGGGAAGCTGAACGTTAGCGTGAACTGTATCGACCGTCATTTGCCAGCGCGAGCCAATCAAACTGCCATTATCTGGGAAGGTGATGATCCTTCCGAAGATCAATTTATTACTTATCAGGAATTGCATGATCAGGTGTGTCGCTTGGCCAATGCCCTGCGTGAGCGTGGGGTGAAAAAAGGCGATCGCGTCTGTATCTATATGCCGATGATTCCGGAAGCGGCTTATGCCATGCTCGCCTGTACGCGCATAGGCGCAATCCATTCAATCGTATTTGGTGGTTTCTCTCCTGAAGCGTTAAAAGACCGTATTCTCGATGCGGATTGCCAGGTAGTAATTACCTCGGACGAAGGCCTGCGCGGCGGCAAGCGCGTTCCCCTGAAAAAGAATGCCGATGTGGCCCTGGCGCACTGCCCGAAGGTTCACACTTGCATAGTCGTGAAGCGCACTGGTGGCGATATTGCCTGGAACGAGCAGCGCGATTTCTGGTACGAGGAACTGGTTGAACGTCAGTTGAATAATGCTGAACCGGAAGTGATGGATTCGGAAGATCCGCTGTTTATCCTCTATACATCCGGCTCTACCGGTAAACCAAAGGGTGTATTGCACACCACCGGTGGTTACTTGCTGCAAGCCGCGATGACCCACAAGTACGTGTTTGATTATCAGGAAGGCGATGTTTACTGGTGTACCGCTGATGTGGGTTGGGTAACTGGCCACAGCTATATCGTTTACGGTCCGCTGACTAACGGTGCGACCACCCTGATGTTTGAAGGTGTGCCGACTTACCCGGATGCGTCCCGCTGCTGGCAAGTTATCGACAAGCACGGTGTAAACAGCTTCTACACAGCGCCTACCGCTATTCGCGCGCTCATGGGCGCTGGTAACGACTTCGTGACCAAAACCTCGCGCGCCAGTTTGAAGCTTCTGGGTAGCGTCGGCGAGCCGATCAACCCCGAAGCGTGGGAATGGTATTACCGCGTGATCGGCGACAGCCGCTGCCCGATTATGGATACCTGGTGGCAAACCGAAACCGGTGCGCACATGCTGACACCATTGCCCGGCGCGATTGGCTTAAAGCCAGGCTCTGCCACTGTGCCTTTCTTTGGCGTTCAACCGGTATTGCTGGATGCGGAAGGCAAAGAGATTATCGGTGCGGGCGAAGGTAACCTGTGCATCAAATCTGCATGGCCAAGCCAAATTCGCACCGTGTTTGGCGATCATCAACGCTGCATTGATACCTATTACAGCACCTATCCAGGCTACTACTTCACCGGTGACGGCGCGCGTCGCGATGCCGATGGTTACTACTGGATTACCGGTCGCGTCGACGATGTAATCAACGTCTCCGGTCACCGTATGGGCACGGCAGAAGTGGAAAGCGCTTTGGTGCTGCACGACAAGGTGGCCGAAGCCGCGGTAGTGGGTTACCCGCACGATATCAAAGGTCAGGGCATCTACGCTTATGTAACCTTGATGACTGGCGAGCAACCCAGCGATGAACTGAAAAAAGAATTGCTGGCGCTGGTGGTTAAAGAAATCGGCGCAATTGCTCGCCCCGATGTTATCCAGTGGGCTCCCGGTTTGCCAAAAACCCGCTCGGGAAAAATTATGCGCCGTATTCTGCGTAAGATTGCGGCCAATGAACTGGATTCCCTTGGCGATACTTCGACCCTCGCTGATCCAGCAGTGGTCAATGAGTTGATTGAGAATCGTGCGAATAAGTAA
- the dnaB gene encoding replicative DNA helicase, protein MSNTAYETSSFESRLADELSRSALPHSVEAEQSVLGGLMLENGRLDAVLEVVTENDFFREDHRIIFRMMLNLQEASQPLDVITLSEELHKHDELERVGGLGYLVEMANNTPSAANIAAYAKIVRERSTLRQLIAAAQDISKSSMNPAGLDSDDLLQLAEKRVAEIAEDRPKEGGLVGVNELLKETVKRIDELFRSGSDITGVPSGINDLDQRTSGWQPGELIILAARPSMGKTALALNFVEGALFNQPRPVVIFSMEMPSSALIMRMMSSIGRIDQGKMRNGKLTEEDWPKLSSAVAKLKDKLLFIDDTGGLNPQEMRARIRRIAREHGNPGMIMVDYLQLMTVAGGGEGRTQEISEISRSLKGMAKEFECPMIALSQLNRGVEQRPNKRPMNSDLRESGAIEQDADVILFIYRDEYYHEDSPDKGIAELIIGKQRNGEIGTSRAAFVGKYTRFDNLAPEYFQQGGYD, encoded by the coding sequence ATGTCCAATACTGCCTACGAAACCTCCAGCTTTGAAAGCCGCCTGGCCGATGAATTGTCCAGATCGGCGCTGCCACATTCGGTAGAGGCGGAGCAATCGGTATTGGGTGGCTTGATGTTAGAAAATGGCCGCCTTGATGCAGTATTGGAAGTCGTCACGGAAAACGATTTTTTCCGCGAAGACCATCGCATCATTTTCCGCATGATGCTGAACTTGCAGGAAGCCAGTCAGCCGCTTGATGTTATTACCCTGTCGGAAGAACTGCATAAACACGATGAGTTGGAGCGTGTTGGTGGTTTGGGTTATCTGGTTGAAATGGCCAATAACACACCGAGCGCGGCCAACATTGCAGCCTACGCCAAAATCGTGCGCGAACGTTCCACGCTGCGCCAACTGATTGCCGCCGCACAAGACATCAGCAAATCCAGTATGAATCCGGCGGGATTGGACTCGGATGATCTGCTGCAACTCGCTGAAAAACGCGTGGCCGAAATTGCGGAGGATCGCCCGAAAGAGGGCGGTTTGGTCGGTGTAAATGAACTGCTTAAAGAGACGGTCAAGCGTATCGACGAGCTGTTTCGTTCCGGTAGCGATATCACTGGTGTTCCGTCCGGTATTAATGATCTCGATCAGCGTACGTCGGGATGGCAGCCGGGTGAATTAATTATTCTTGCGGCGCGTCCGTCTATGGGTAAAACCGCATTGGCTCTGAACTTTGTAGAAGGCGCCTTGTTTAACCAGCCAAGACCTGTGGTGATCTTCAGTATGGAAATGCCGTCCTCGGCACTGATTATGCGGATGATGTCGTCCATTGGTCGTATTGATCAGGGCAAGATGCGTAACGGCAAACTGACTGAAGAGGATTGGCCAAAACTCTCATCGGCCGTAGCAAAACTGAAAGACAAACTGTTGTTTATCGACGATACCGGCGGCTTGAACCCGCAGGAAATGCGCGCGCGTATTCGCAGAATCGCCCGCGAACATGGCAACCCCGGCATGATTATGGTCGACTACCTGCAGTTGATGACGGTGGCTGGTGGTGGTGAAGGTCGCACCCAGGAAATTTCTGAAATTTCGCGCTCCTTGAAAGGTATGGCCAAGGAATTTGAATGTCCGATGATTGCGCTTTCCCAGTTAAACCGCGGTGTGGAACAGCGTCCCAACAAGCGCCCCATGAACTCCGACTTGCGTGAATCGGGCGCGATTGAGCAGGACGCGGATGTGATCCTGTTTATCTACCGCGACGAGTACTACCACGAAGACAGCCCTGACAAAGGTATTGCCGAACTGATTATCGGTAAGCAGCGTAACGGTGAAATTGGTACCAGCCGAGCCGCCTTCGTGGGCAAATACACCCGTTTCGATAACCTGGCTCCCGAGTACTTCCAGCAGGGTGGTTATGATTAA
- the panD gene encoding aspartate 1-decarboxylase translates to MLSHMLKAKLHMAKVTQAELWYDGSCAIDANLVALAGMREFEQIDIYNVNNGERFHTYIILAEPGSGTFSMNGAAARKVAVGDRVIIATYGHFTEAELLNHKPKLVYLNEDNTVNRTSNTIPMQVA, encoded by the coding sequence ATGCTGTCTCATATGCTTAAAGCCAAGTTGCACATGGCCAAGGTTACTCAGGCTGAACTGTGGTACGACGGTTCCTGTGCAATCGATGCGAATCTGGTAGCGCTTGCCGGTATGCGTGAATTCGAACAAATCGATATCTACAACGTCAACAACGGTGAGCGTTTCCACACCTACATTATTTTGGCTGAGCCGGGTTCAGGCACCTTTTCTATGAATGGTGCCGCCGCGCGCAAAGTGGCAGTGGGTGATCGCGTGATTATCGCCACCTACGGCCATTTTACCGAAGCAGAGTTGTTAAACCACAAGCCTAAGCTGGTTTACCTAAACGAAGACAACACGGTGAATCGCACCAGTAATACCATCCCAATGCAGGTTGCGTGA
- the panC gene encoding pantoate--beta-alanine ligase: MQVFHHISSLREALAAERRAGKRIGFVPTMGNLHNAHLELVKIAQKNCDVVVTSIFVNPLQFGLNEDWDKYPRTLAADTVKLESVNCDYLFCPDEKEIYPNGMAEQTRVIVPTMTDVLCGASRPGHFEGVTTVVTKLFNIVQPDEAVFGVKDFQQLAVIRRMVEDLCIPIKITAGEIFRETDGLAMSSRNGFITADERPRVAVLNRTLNGIKQHIEQGRRDFIVLIDEARSQIEAAGFRVDYINICNSRTLEMAAHDDREITILGAMFTQGARLIDNVSVVLGR; encoded by the coding sequence ATGCAGGTTTTCCATCATATCAGCTCTTTACGTGAAGCCCTGGCAGCGGAGCGACGCGCCGGAAAACGTATCGGTTTTGTGCCTACTATGGGCAACCTTCATAATGCCCATCTTGAACTTGTGAAAATCGCTCAAAAGAATTGTGATGTTGTGGTGACCAGTATTTTCGTAAACCCGCTGCAATTTGGGTTGAATGAAGATTGGGATAAGTACCCGCGCACTCTGGCAGCTGATACGGTCAAGCTTGAATCGGTTAATTGCGATTATCTGTTTTGTCCGGATGAAAAAGAAATTTACCCTAATGGTATGGCTGAACAGACTCGTGTGATAGTGCCGACCATGACCGATGTGTTGTGCGGTGCTAGTCGTCCCGGCCACTTTGAGGGCGTGACAACTGTAGTCACCAAGCTGTTTAATATTGTGCAGCCGGATGAAGCGGTCTTCGGGGTTAAGGATTTCCAGCAGTTGGCAGTGATTCGTCGCATGGTGGAAGACTTGTGTATCCCCATCAAAATTACCGCCGGCGAAATTTTCCGCGAAACCGATGGCTTGGCCATGAGTTCGCGCAACGGTTTTATTACCGCGGATGAGCGCCCCCGCGTGGCGGTGCTCAATCGCACGCTGAATGGAATCAAACAACATATCGAGCAGGGGCGCCGCGATTTTATTGTGTTGATCGACGAAGCGCGCAGCCAAATTGAGGCGGCGGGTTTTCGGGTAGACTACATCAATATTTGTAACAGCCGCACTTTAGAAATGGCGGCACATGATGATCGGGAGATCACGATACTCGGCGCCATGTTTACCCAAGGCGCACGTTTAATTGACAATGTTTCCGTGGTGCTTGGCCGTTAA
- the smrA gene encoding DNA endonuclease SmrA, which produces MTDKPSDSDFFLQQMKGVKPIKVEEKVVLANPQQDKASIEARRKAATAELAKDKNFLSGEYIEPVDPLAIIEFKRDGVQNGVYRNLRLGKYQIDARLDLHHMTIDQARNAVFQFIKDCMTNDIRCALITHGKGEGRSLPAQIKSCVAHWLPQFADILAFHSAQKQHGWVGATYVLLRKSDKKKLETWELHNKR; this is translated from the coding sequence ATGACTGACAAACCTTCCGATTCCGATTTCTTCCTCCAGCAAATGAAAGGGGTAAAGCCCATCAAGGTGGAAGAAAAGGTGGTGCTTGCTAATCCCCAGCAGGATAAAGCCAGCATTGAAGCCCGCCGCAAAGCCGCAACCGCCGAGTTGGCGAAAGATAAGAATTTTCTTTCCGGCGAGTACATTGAGCCGGTGGATCCGCTGGCGATCATCGAATTCAAGCGCGATGGGGTGCAGAACGGCGTGTACCGCAATCTGCGCCTGGGTAAATACCAAATCGATGCGCGCCTGGATTTGCATCATATGACTATCGATCAGGCGCGCAATGCGGTATTCCAATTCATCAAAGACTGCATGACCAATGACATCCGCTGTGCATTAATCACTCACGGCAAAGGGGAAGGGCGCAGCCTGCCGGCCCAGATCAAGAGCTGTGTTGCGCATTGGTTGCCGCAATTTGCCGATATTCTCGCCTTCCACTCCGCTCAAAAGCAGCACGGTTGGGTGGGGGCTACCTATGTGCTCCTGCGCAAGAGCGATAAGAAAAAGCTGGAGACCTGGGAGTTGCACAACAAGCGGTAA
- a CDS encoding DUF1449 domain-containing protein: MNDFLLTIFSFPTVLYTIILMVAAIYWLCAAFGLVDLELLDVDASGLEGQLHAHAEHTFAETFAGILLRLGLNGVPVTLVVSIIAVVGWLISYYLSYMELVLLGYGWVRFIVGVPILIFSFYLAILGTAQVIKPLRKLFAKVEQNTEKKILGQTAIVRSSKIDSVSGEVNFDDGGAGLILKARSHGPEVFGRGDRVVLLEYNADEHFYRVISEEEFLGKSVIND; the protein is encoded by the coding sequence ATGAACGATTTCTTGCTAACCATTTTTAGCTTTCCAACGGTGCTATACACCATCATTTTAATGGTGGCGGCAATCTACTGGTTGTGCGCCGCATTTGGATTAGTGGACCTGGAATTGTTAGATGTGGATGCCTCAGGTTTAGAGGGGCAGTTGCATGCGCACGCTGAGCACACCTTTGCGGAGACCTTCGCTGGAATTCTATTGCGATTGGGTCTCAATGGTGTTCCGGTGACTCTGGTGGTTTCAATAATTGCGGTCGTTGGTTGGCTTATAAGCTACTACCTCAGCTATATGGAATTGGTTCTTTTGGGGTATGGCTGGGTAAGATTTATTGTCGGTGTGCCAATTCTCATATTTTCGTTTTACCTGGCAATTTTAGGAACTGCGCAAGTTATCAAACCTCTACGTAAGTTGTTTGCAAAAGTGGAGCAGAACACAGAGAAAAAAATATTGGGTCAAACGGCAATTGTGCGTTCATCGAAAATCGATAGTGTTTCAGGAGAGGTAAATTTTGATGACGGCGGTGCAGGTTTGATATTGAAGGCGAGATCCCATGGTCCGGAGGTATTCGGACGAGGGGATAGAGTGGTTTTGTTGGAGTACAATGCAGATGAGCATTTTTACCGGGTAATTTCGGAAGAAGAGTTTTTGGGTAAATCTGTAATCAACGATTAA